A single region of the Equus przewalskii isolate Varuska chromosome 26, EquPr2, whole genome shotgun sequence genome encodes:
- the POMT1 gene encoding protein O-mannosyl-transferase 1 isoform X1: MLGFLQRPVVVTADINLNVVALTALGLLSRLWRLSYPRAVVFDEVYYGQYVSFYMKRLFFLDGSGPPLGHMLLALGGYLGGFDGNFLWNRIGAEYSSNVPVWSLRLLPALAGALSVPMAYQIVWELRFSHCAAMGAALLVLIENALITQARLMLLESVLIFFNLLAMLSYLKLCNSQKHRPFSLSWWFWLTLTGVACSCAVGIKYMGVFTYLLVLGVAAVHAWHLIGDRTLSNVCVLCHLLARAVALLVIPVIMYLLFFYVHLVLLCRSGPHDQIMSSAFQASLEGGLARITQGQPLEVAYGSQVTLRNVFGKPVPCWLHSHQNTYPMIYENGRGSSHQQQVTCYPFKDVNNWWIVKDPGRHQLVVNSPPRPVRHGDIVQLVHGMTTRLLNTHDVAAPLSPHSQEVSCYIDYNISMPAQNLWRLDIVNRESSTEVWKTILSEVRFVHVNTSAILKLSGAHLPDWGFRQLEVVGEKLSPGYHESMVWNVEEHRYGRSQEQKERELELHSPTQMDLSRNLSFMARFSELQWRMLTVRSDDSEHKYSSTPLDWVTLDTNIAYWLHPTTSAQIHLLGNIVIWASASLATVVYVLLLCWYLLRRRRSICDLPEDSWLRWVLAGALCAGGWAVNYLPFFLMEKTLFLYHYLPALTFQILLLPVVLQHISDHLCRSQLQRSLFSALVVAWYSCACHVFNTLRPLTYGDKSLSPGELRALRWKESWDILIRKHQ; this comes from the exons TTTCGATGAGGTATATTACGGCCAGTACGTCTCTTTCTACATGAAGCGGCTCTTCTTTTTGGATGGCAGTGGTCCGCCACTCGGCCACATGCTGCTGGCCTTGGGAG GTTATTTGGGAGGATTCGATGGTAACTTTTTGTGGAACAGAATTGGAGCAG AATACAGCAGCAACGTGCCCGTGTGGTCCTTGCGCCTGCTGCCGGCCCTTGCGGGGGCCCTGTCGGTGCCCATGGCCTACCAGATAGTGTGGGAGCTCCGCTTTTCTCATTGTGCCGCCATGGGAGCTGCGCTGCTGGTGCTCATCG AGAATGCTCTGATCACTCAGGCGAGGCTGATGCTCCTGGAATCGGTGCTGATATTCTTTAACCTGCTGGCCATGCTGTCCTACCTTAAGCTCTGCAACTCCCAGAAGCACAG GCCCTTCTCTctgagctggtggttctggctgaCGCTGACGGGAGTGGCGTGCTCCTGTGCCGTGGG CATCAAATACATGGGTGTTTTCACGTACTTGCTCGTGCTGGGAGTTGCTGCCGTCCATGCCTGGCACCTGATAGGAGACCGGACTTTGTCAAAT GTCTGTGTGCTCTGTCACCTGCTTGCCCGAGCAGTGGCTCTGCTGGTCATCCCGGTCATCATGTACTTGCTCTTCTTCTATGTCCACTTGGTTCTGCTCTGCCGCTCTGGGCCCCACGACCAGATCATGTCCAGTGCTTTCCAAGCCAGCTTGGAG GGAGGGCTGGCTCGGATCacacaaggccagcccctggaggtgGCTTATGGGTCCCAGGTCACCCTGAGGAACGTCTTTGGCAAACCAGTGCCTTGCTGGCTTCATTCCCATCAGAACACCTACCCCATGAT ATACGAGAATGGCCGTGGAAGCTCCCACCAGCAGCAGGTGACCTGTTACCCCTTCAAGGATGTCAATAACTGGTGGATCGTGAAGGATCCTGGGAG GCATCAGCTGGTGGTGAACAGCCCTCCAAGACCCGTGCGGCATGGGGACATTGTGCAGCTGGTACATGGCATGACCACCCGCCTCCTCAACAC GCACGATGTCGCGGCCCCCCTGAGCCCCCACTCGCAGGAGGTCTCCTGCTACATCGACTACAACATCTCCATGCCCGCCCAGAACCTCTGGAGGCTG GACATTGTGAACAGAGAATCCAGTACAGAGGTTTGGAAGACCATCTTGTCGGAGGTTCGCTTCGTGCACGTGAACACCTCCGCCATCCTGAAG CTGAGCGGAGCGCACCTGCCTGACTGGGGGTTTCGGCAGCTGGAGGTCGTCGGGGAGAAGCTGTCCCCGGGCTACCATGAGAGCATGGTGTGGAATGTGGAGGAGCACCGTTACGGCAGAA GCCAGGAACAGAAGGAGCGGGAACTAGAGCTGCACTCACCTACTCAGATGGACCTGAGCCGAAACCTGAGCTTCATGGCCCGATTCTCGGAGCTGCAG TGGAGGATGCTGACGGTGAGGAGTGATGATTCCGAACACAAGTACAGCTCCACACCGCTGGACTGGGTCACCCTGGACACCAACATCGCCTATTGGCTGCACCCCACCACCAGT GCTCAGATCCACTTGCTTGGAAACATAGTGATCTGGGCATCGGCCAGCCTCGCCACGGTGGTGTACGTGCTGCTCCTCTGCTGGTACCTGCTCAGACGCCGGCGCAGCATCTGTGACCTCCCCGAGG ATTCCTGGCTGCGCTGGGTGCTGGCCGGGGCCCTGTGTGCCGGCGGCTGGGCCGTGAACTacctccccttcttcctgatgGAGAAGACGCTCTTCCTGTACCACTACCTGCCCGCGCTCACCTTCCAGATCCTCCTGCTCCCCGTGGTTCTGCAGCACATCAGCGACCACCTGTGCAG GTCCCAGCTCCAGAGGAGCCTCTTCAGTGCCCTAGTGGTGGCGTGGTACTCCTGCGCCTGCCACGTGTTCAACACACTGCGCCCACTGACCTATGGGGACAAGTCGCTCTCACCTGGCGAACTCAGGGCACTTCGCTGGAAAGAGAGCTGGGACATCTTGATCCGAAAACACCAGTAG
- the POMT1 gene encoding protein O-mannosyl-transferase 1 isoform X2 encodes MKRLFFLDGSGPPLGHMLLALGGYLGGFDGNFLWNRIGAEYSSNVPVWSLRLLPALAGALSVPMAYQIVWELRFSHCAAMGAALLVLIENALITQARLMLLESVLIFFNLLAMLSYLKLCNSQKHRPFSLSWWFWLTLTGVACSCAVGIKYMGVFTYLLVLGVAAVHAWHLIGDRTLSNVCVLCHLLARAVALLVIPVIMYLLFFYVHLVLLCRSGPHDQIMSSAFQASLEGGLARITQGQPLEVAYGSQVTLRNVFGKPVPCWLHSHQNTYPMIYENGRGSSHQQQVTCYPFKDVNNWWIVKDPGRHQLVVNSPPRPVRHGDIVQLVHGMTTRLLNTHDVAAPLSPHSQEVSCYIDYNISMPAQNLWRLDIVNRESSTEVWKTILSEVRFVHVNTSAILKLSGAHLPDWGFRQLEVVGEKLSPGYHESMVWNVEEHRYGRSQEQKERELELHSPTQMDLSRNLSFMARFSELQWRMLTVRSDDSEHKYSSTPLDWVTLDTNIAYWLHPTTSAQIHLLGNIVIWASASLATVVYVLLLCWYLLRRRRSICDLPEDSWLRWVLAGALCAGGWAVNYLPFFLMEKTLFLYHYLPALTFQILLLPVVLQHISDHLCRSQLQRSLFSALVVAWYSCACHVFNTLRPLTYGDKSLSPGELRALRWKESWDILIRKHQ; translated from the exons ATGAAGCGGCTCTTCTTTTTGGATGGCAGTGGTCCGCCACTCGGCCACATGCTGCTGGCCTTGGGAG GTTATTTGGGAGGATTCGATGGTAACTTTTTGTGGAACAGAATTGGAGCAG AATACAGCAGCAACGTGCCCGTGTGGTCCTTGCGCCTGCTGCCGGCCCTTGCGGGGGCCCTGTCGGTGCCCATGGCCTACCAGATAGTGTGGGAGCTCCGCTTTTCTCATTGTGCCGCCATGGGAGCTGCGCTGCTGGTGCTCATCG AGAATGCTCTGATCACTCAGGCGAGGCTGATGCTCCTGGAATCGGTGCTGATATTCTTTAACCTGCTGGCCATGCTGTCCTACCTTAAGCTCTGCAACTCCCAGAAGCACAG GCCCTTCTCTctgagctggtggttctggctgaCGCTGACGGGAGTGGCGTGCTCCTGTGCCGTGGG CATCAAATACATGGGTGTTTTCACGTACTTGCTCGTGCTGGGAGTTGCTGCCGTCCATGCCTGGCACCTGATAGGAGACCGGACTTTGTCAAAT GTCTGTGTGCTCTGTCACCTGCTTGCCCGAGCAGTGGCTCTGCTGGTCATCCCGGTCATCATGTACTTGCTCTTCTTCTATGTCCACTTGGTTCTGCTCTGCCGCTCTGGGCCCCACGACCAGATCATGTCCAGTGCTTTCCAAGCCAGCTTGGAG GGAGGGCTGGCTCGGATCacacaaggccagcccctggaggtgGCTTATGGGTCCCAGGTCACCCTGAGGAACGTCTTTGGCAAACCAGTGCCTTGCTGGCTTCATTCCCATCAGAACACCTACCCCATGAT ATACGAGAATGGCCGTGGAAGCTCCCACCAGCAGCAGGTGACCTGTTACCCCTTCAAGGATGTCAATAACTGGTGGATCGTGAAGGATCCTGGGAG GCATCAGCTGGTGGTGAACAGCCCTCCAAGACCCGTGCGGCATGGGGACATTGTGCAGCTGGTACATGGCATGACCACCCGCCTCCTCAACAC GCACGATGTCGCGGCCCCCCTGAGCCCCCACTCGCAGGAGGTCTCCTGCTACATCGACTACAACATCTCCATGCCCGCCCAGAACCTCTGGAGGCTG GACATTGTGAACAGAGAATCCAGTACAGAGGTTTGGAAGACCATCTTGTCGGAGGTTCGCTTCGTGCACGTGAACACCTCCGCCATCCTGAAG CTGAGCGGAGCGCACCTGCCTGACTGGGGGTTTCGGCAGCTGGAGGTCGTCGGGGAGAAGCTGTCCCCGGGCTACCATGAGAGCATGGTGTGGAATGTGGAGGAGCACCGTTACGGCAGAA GCCAGGAACAGAAGGAGCGGGAACTAGAGCTGCACTCACCTACTCAGATGGACCTGAGCCGAAACCTGAGCTTCATGGCCCGATTCTCGGAGCTGCAG TGGAGGATGCTGACGGTGAGGAGTGATGATTCCGAACACAAGTACAGCTCCACACCGCTGGACTGGGTCACCCTGGACACCAACATCGCCTATTGGCTGCACCCCACCACCAGT GCTCAGATCCACTTGCTTGGAAACATAGTGATCTGGGCATCGGCCAGCCTCGCCACGGTGGTGTACGTGCTGCTCCTCTGCTGGTACCTGCTCAGACGCCGGCGCAGCATCTGTGACCTCCCCGAGG ATTCCTGGCTGCGCTGGGTGCTGGCCGGGGCCCTGTGTGCCGGCGGCTGGGCCGTGAACTacctccccttcttcctgatgGAGAAGACGCTCTTCCTGTACCACTACCTGCCCGCGCTCACCTTCCAGATCCTCCTGCTCCCCGTGGTTCTGCAGCACATCAGCGACCACCTGTGCAG GTCCCAGCTCCAGAGGAGCCTCTTCAGTGCCCTAGTGGTGGCGTGGTACTCCTGCGCCTGCCACGTGTTCAACACACTGCGCCCACTGACCTATGGGGACAAGTCGCTCTCACCTGGCGAACTCAGGGCACTTCGCTGGAAAGAGAGCTGGGACATCTTGATCCGAAAACACCAGTAG
- the UCK1 gene encoding uridine-cytidine kinase 1 isoform X2 — translation MASAGGGDCEGAAPETDRPHQRPFLIGVSGGTASGKSTVCEKIMELLGQNEVDHRQRKLVILSQDSFYKVLTPEQKAKALKGQYNFDHPDAFDNDLMHRTLKNIVEGRTVEVPTYDFVTHSRLPETTVVYPADVVLFEGILVFYSQEIRDMFHLRLFVDTDSDVRLSRRVLRDVHRGRDLEQILTQYTTFVKPAFEEFCLPTKKYADVIIPRGVDNMVAINLIVQHIQDILNGDICKWHRGASNGRSYKRTFPEPGAHPGVLSSGKRSHLESSSRPH, via the exons ATGGCTTCGGCAGGCGGCGGCGACTGCGAGGGCGCCGCGCCCGAGACGGACCGTCCTCACCAGCGGCCCTTCCTAATCGGGGTGAGCGGCGGCACGGCGAGCGGAAAG TCAACTGTGTGTGAGAAGATCATGGAGCTGCTGGGACAGAACGAAGTGGACCACCGCCAGCGGAAGTTGGTTATCCTGAGCCAAGACAGCTTCTATAAGGTTCTGACCCCAGAACAGAAGGCCAAGGCCTTGAAGGGACAGTACAATTTTGATCACCCAG ATGCTTTTGATAATGATTTGATGCACAGGACTCTGAAAAACATTGTGGAGGGGAGAACTGTCGAGGTCCCAACCTATGATTTTGTGACCCACTCGAG GCTGCCGGAGACCACCGTGGTTTACCCTGCGGACGTGGTCCTGTTTGAGGGCATCTTGGTGTTCTACAGCCAGGAGATCCGGGACATGTTCCACCTGCGCCTCTTTGTGGACACTGACTCCGACGTCAGGCTGTCGAGAAGAG TGCTCCGAGATGTGCACCGCGGGCGGGACCTGGAGCAGATTCTGACCCAGTACACCACCTTTGTGAAGCCTGCCTTCGAGGAGTTCTGCCTCCCG ACGAAGAAGTATGCCGACGTGATAATCCCGCGAGGGGTTGACAATATGG TTGCCATCAACCTGATTGTGCAGCACATCCAGGACATCCTGAACGGTGACATCTGCAAATGGCACCGCGGAGCATCCAACGGGCGGAGCTACAAGAGGACCTTTCCGGAGCCTGGGGCCCACCCAGGGGTGCTGAGCTCTGGCAAGCGCTCACACTTGGAGTCCAGCAGCAGGCCCCACTGA
- the UCK1 gene encoding uridine-cytidine kinase 1 isoform X1 has product MASAGGGDCEGAAPETDRPHQRPFLIGVSGGTASGKSTVCEKIMELLGQNEVDHRQRKLVILSQDSFYKVLTPEQKAKALKGQYNFDHPDAFDNDLMHRTLKNIVEGRTVEVPTYDFVTHSRLPETTVVYPADVVLFEGILVFYSQEIRDMFHLRLFVDTDSDVRLSRRVLRDVHRGRDLEQILTQYTTFVKPAFEEFCLPVPAVCILGNACPPFSEGHVAPGLRALTQTKKYADVIIPRGVDNMVAINLIVQHIQDILNGDICKWHRGASNGRSYKRTFPEPGAHPGVLSSGKRSHLESSSRPH; this is encoded by the exons ATGGCTTCGGCAGGCGGCGGCGACTGCGAGGGCGCCGCGCCCGAGACGGACCGTCCTCACCAGCGGCCCTTCCTAATCGGGGTGAGCGGCGGCACGGCGAGCGGAAAG TCAACTGTGTGTGAGAAGATCATGGAGCTGCTGGGACAGAACGAAGTGGACCACCGCCAGCGGAAGTTGGTTATCCTGAGCCAAGACAGCTTCTATAAGGTTCTGACCCCAGAACAGAAGGCCAAGGCCTTGAAGGGACAGTACAATTTTGATCACCCAG ATGCTTTTGATAATGATTTGATGCACAGGACTCTGAAAAACATTGTGGAGGGGAGAACTGTCGAGGTCCCAACCTATGATTTTGTGACCCACTCGAG GCTGCCGGAGACCACCGTGGTTTACCCTGCGGACGTGGTCCTGTTTGAGGGCATCTTGGTGTTCTACAGCCAGGAGATCCGGGACATGTTCCACCTGCGCCTCTTTGTGGACACTGACTCCGACGTCAGGCTGTCGAGAAGAG TGCTCCGAGATGTGCACCGCGGGCGGGACCTGGAGCAGATTCTGACCCAGTACACCACCTTTGTGAAGCCTGCCTTCGAGGAGTTCTGCCTCCCGGTACCTGCCGTCTGCATCCTTGGGAATGCCTGTCCTCCCTTTTCAGAAGGACACGTGGCGCCCGGTCTGAGAGCGCTGACTCAG ACGAAGAAGTATGCCGACGTGATAATCCCGCGAGGGGTTGACAATATGG TTGCCATCAACCTGATTGTGCAGCACATCCAGGACATCCTGAACGGTGACATCTGCAAATGGCACCGCGGAGCATCCAACGGGCGGAGCTACAAGAGGACCTTTCCGGAGCCTGGGGCCCACCCAGGGGTGCTGAGCTCTGGCAAGCGCTCACACTTGGAGTCCAGCAGCAGGCCCCACTGA